The following proteins come from a genomic window of Gemmatimonadota bacterium:
- the rnz gene encoding ribonuclease Z, translating into MIRVTFLGTAASRPTVARNVSAIAVQREGDHFLFDCGEGTQRQMMRFGTGFSLSDIFITHVHADHYLGIIGLLRTMGLQAREEPIRLWAPSGTRAVLEEAVHLGVERVPFPIEIRELGPDERVERDGYDIVGFRTQHGIRSLGYALIEHDRLGRFDPDKARALGVPEGPQFGRLHRGEGVEVDGRRIDPADVVGPARPGRRVVYTGDTLPTAETARVARDADLLIHDATFDDEETERAGSTGHSTARQAGRLAAEAGAHRLVLTHISSRYSENAKRLEREARAEFPSSAVAFDGMSLELQYRDD; encoded by the coding sequence ATGATCCGCGTCACATTCCTGGGAACCGCAGCGAGCCGCCCTACGGTGGCCCGCAACGTCAGCGCCATCGCCGTGCAGAGGGAAGGGGACCACTTCCTGTTCGACTGCGGCGAGGGGACGCAGCGTCAGATGATGCGCTTCGGGACGGGGTTCTCGCTGAGCGACATCTTCATCACGCACGTCCACGCCGATCACTACCTGGGCATCATCGGGCTGCTTCGCACCATGGGTTTGCAGGCCCGGGAGGAGCCCATCCGCCTGTGGGCTCCGTCGGGCACGCGGGCCGTGTTGGAGGAAGCGGTGCATCTGGGCGTCGAAAGGGTGCCGTTCCCGATCGAGATCCGGGAATTGGGGCCAGATGAGCGGGTGGAGCGGGACGGCTACGACATAGTGGGCTTCCGTACCCAGCACGGCATTCGCTCGCTCGGGTACGCCCTCATCGAGCACGACCGACTGGGGCGCTTCGATCCCGACAAGGCGCGAGCCCTGGGTGTCCCGGAGGGTCCCCAGTTCGGCAGGCTGCACCGCGGCGAGGGCGTGGAGGTCGATGGGCGCCGGATCGACCCGGCGGACGTGGTCGGTCCGGCCCGGCCCGGCAGGCGCGTAGTGTACACGGGGGACACGCTGCCGACCGCGGAGACCGCTCGGGTGGCGCGCGACGCGGACCTGCTCATCCACGACGCCACCTTCGACGACGAGGAAACCGAGCGCGCGGGGTCCACGGGGCACTCGACCGCCAGGCAGGCGGGACGCCTGGCCGCGGAGGCCGGGGCCCATCGGCTGGTGCTGACCCACATCTCCTCGCGTTACTCGGAGAACGCCAAGCGCCTGGAGCGCGAGGCGCGCGCAGAGTTTCCCTCGTCCGCGGTGGCGTTCGACGGGATGTCCCTGGAGCTGCAGTACCGCGATGACTGA
- a CDS encoding haloalkane dehalogenase produces MEISAEFPYESRFVEVIGSRMHYVEKGEGDPVLFLHGQPTSSYLWRNIMPHVEGQARVIAVDNIGFGKSDQPDIDYRFPDHYRYIEAFIEALDLRDITLVVHDWGSGLGLHYARQHPDNIKGIVLMESILAPLMPAGSYEALPPPLEEFFRTMRDPATGPKLMIEDNHFIEVVLPGFISRELDSAAHDYYRQPFLERSSRKQINQWPNEMPIGNDPPDVAEAVAAYNAWLLETDTPLLFLYASPGALNPPEVVDWWAARARNMETVYIGAGLHFVQEDQPYAIGRAIADWYRRLP; encoded by the coding sequence ATGGAGATCTCGGCTGAGTTTCCCTACGAGTCCCGCTTCGTCGAGGTAATCGGGTCCCGGATGCACTACGTCGAGAAGGGCGAGGGCGATCCCGTGCTCTTCCTCCACGGCCAACCGACGTCGTCGTATCTGTGGCGCAACATCATGCCCCACGTCGAGGGCCAGGCCCGCGTTATCGCGGTCGACAACATCGGGTTCGGCAAGTCGGATCAGCCCGACATCGACTACCGGTTTCCGGACCACTACCGCTACATCGAGGCATTCATAGAGGCGCTCGATCTGCGCGACATCACGCTCGTGGTCCACGACTGGGGCTCGGGCCTGGGGCTCCACTACGCGCGTCAGCATCCCGACAACATCAAGGGCATCGTCCTGATGGAGTCGATCCTGGCCCCGCTCATGCCCGCGGGGAGCTACGAGGCTCTGCCGCCGCCGCTCGAGGAGTTCTTTCGGACCATGCGCGACCCGGCCACCGGTCCCAAGCTCATGATCGAGGACAACCACTTCATCGAGGTCGTGCTGCCGGGATTCATCTCTCGCGAACTGGACTCTGCCGCGCACGACTACTATCGCCAGCCCTTCCTGGAGCGCTCCTCGCGGAAGCAGATCAACCAGTGGCCCAACGAGATGCCGATCGGCAACGACCCGCCCGACGTGGCCGAGGCCGTCGCCGCTTACAACGCGTGGCTGCTCGAGACCGACACCCCGCTGCTCTTCCTGTACGCGTCGCCCGGGGCGTTGAACCCACCGGAGGTGGTGGATTGGTGGGCCGCCCGGGCCAGGAACATGGAGACGGTCTACATCGGGGCCGGGCTCCATTTCGTCCAGGAGGATCAGCCCTACGCGATCGGGCGCGCGATAGCAGACTGGTATCGCCGACTTCCATGA
- a CDS encoding transketolase C-terminal domain-containing protein translates to MSLADLYPGLDMGKATRDAYGQALRELGDAHEDIVVLDADLAKSTRSWKFGERFPDRFLNVGIEEANMVGMAGGLAASGKVPFISSFACFVILKGFDQLRMAVAYPGANVKIAGSHGGVSVGADGVSQQATEDIALACALPGMVVCVPSDENQALAAVRAAYRHQGPVYMRTGRAPAPRIYEREPEDFGFGRGARLREGEHAAVIANGMLVGAALVAHERLAAEGIRVRVVDMHTVKPIDVEEVESAARETGAIVAAEEHLYAGGLGASVAQAMGRTHPVPMEFVCLGDRYAESGPAEDLLVKYGLTADDIVAAVRRVIARRDAVAASA, encoded by the coding sequence GTGAGCCTGGCGGATCTTTATCCGGGCCTGGACATGGGCAAGGCGACCCGGGACGCGTACGGGCAGGCGCTGCGCGAGCTGGGCGATGCGCACGAGGACATCGTCGTCCTGGACGCCGACCTGGCCAAGAGCACGCGCTCGTGGAAGTTCGGCGAGCGGTTTCCGGACCGGTTCCTCAACGTGGGCATCGAGGAGGCGAACATGGTGGGCATGGCCGGTGGCCTCGCGGCCTCCGGCAAGGTGCCCTTCATCTCCAGCTTCGCCTGCTTCGTAATCCTGAAGGGCTTCGACCAGCTGCGGATGGCCGTCGCGTATCCCGGAGCCAACGTGAAGATCGCCGGCAGCCACGGCGGCGTGTCGGTGGGGGCGGACGGCGTCAGCCAGCAGGCCACCGAGGACATCGCGCTGGCGTGCGCGCTGCCCGGGATGGTGGTGTGCGTCCCGTCCGACGAAAACCAGGCGCTGGCCGCGGTCAGGGCCGCGTACCGGCACCAGGGACCGGTCTACATGAGGACCGGCCGGGCGCCCGCGCCGCGCATCTACGAGCGCGAGCCCGAGGACTTCGGGTTCGGCCGAGGGGCTCGGCTGCGCGAGGGCGAGCACGCCGCGGTGATCGCCAACGGCATGCTCGTGGGCGCGGCCCTGGTCGCGCACGAGAGGCTGGCCGCCGAAGGGATTCGGGTGCGCGTGGTCGACATGCACACGGTCAAGCCGATCGACGTGGAGGAGGTGGAGAGCGCCGCGCGCGAGACCGGCGCGATCGTTGCAGCCGAGGAACACCTGTACGCGGGTGGACTGGGAGCGTCCGTCGCGCAGGCGATGGGGCGCACGCACCCGGTGCCCATGGAATTCGTGTGCCTGGGGGACCGGTACGCCGAAAGTGGCCCCGCGGAAGACCTGCTAGTCAAGTATGGATTGACGGCCGACGACATCGTGGCCGCCGTGAGGAGAGTGATCGCTCGCCGGGACGCCGTGGCGGCGTCGGCTTGA
- the rpiA gene encoding ribose-5-phosphate isomerase RpiA produces the protein MPDLDLRKESAMDAALPLGADPEANAKRAVARHAAGMVESGMRLGLGTGSTAAFFLDELAGRLARGEIANVRGVPTSRRTAEHAARVGIPLATLDEAPELDLVVDGADEVDPRLDLIKGHGGALLWEKIVAQAGARMVVITDESKLVDRLGTKVSVPVEVVPFGVVAQDLYLRSLGAEPTLRLTPDGAPYVSDGGHNIVDARFPGGIEDPADVDRRLSARAGVVETGLFLGMASVALIGGPSGVRVMSRPGASS, from the coding sequence GTGCCCGACCTGGACCTGAGGAAGGAGTCGGCCATGGACGCCGCGCTGCCCCTGGGGGCAGACCCCGAGGCCAACGCGAAGCGCGCCGTCGCGCGGCACGCTGCCGGCATGGTGGAGAGCGGCATGCGCCTGGGCCTGGGGACGGGCTCCACGGCCGCCTTCTTCCTGGACGAGCTCGCGGGGCGCCTCGCGCGAGGCGAGATCGCCAACGTGCGCGGCGTGCCGACGTCGCGACGCACCGCCGAGCACGCGGCCCGGGTCGGCATCCCGCTGGCCACGCTCGACGAGGCGCCGGAGTTGGACTTGGTGGTCGATGGGGCCGACGAGGTGGACCCGAGGCTCGATCTGATCAAGGGGCACGGCGGCGCCCTGCTGTGGGAGAAGATCGTCGCGCAGGCGGGCGCCCGCATGGTCGTCATAACGGACGAGTCGAAACTGGTGGACCGACTCGGCACCAAGGTCTCGGTGCCCGTGGAGGTGGTGCCCTTCGGGGTGGTGGCGCAGGACCTCTACCTACGCTCCCTCGGCGCGGAGCCGACGCTGCGCTTGACCCCCGATGGCGCGCCATACGTGAGCGACGGTGGCCACAACATCGTCGACGCGCGCTTTCCGGGGGGCATCGAGGACCCGGCCGACGTGGACCGCCGCCTGTCCGCGCGCGCCGGGGTAGTGGAGACGGGCCTCTTCCTGGGGATGGCCTCGGTCGCGCTGATCGGAGGGCCGTCCGGGGTGAGGGTCATGAGCCGACCGGGAGCGTCGTCGTGA
- the aroA gene encoding 3-phosphoshikimate 1-carboxyvinyltransferase → MTEGAARVVGDRADSDALLSVRVPGDKSLTHRALLCAVLADGTSRLRGLLSAADPRATAAALRALAADLPRIPPDGGEVVVRGVGLRGLRGDAGLIDCGNSGTSARLLAGVLAASPARGTLDGDASLRSRPMDRVVEPLRAMGALIRADGEGTRLPLRVEGAPLRELSYASPVASAQVKSALLFAGLIAGVRVAVGEPGLSRDHTERLLRAQGARIHVERSGAAVEVELTPVERLDPLDFRVPGDPSSAACLAAFVALAGGAVRLCDVALNPTRAGFFDALRAMGAAVHIGAGSAEGEGGPEPRGDVVVRSTGLRGVTVGAEDVPTMIDELPLLAVVGSRADGETTIRGAAELRVKESDRIAATVEGLRAVGVDAEALPDGMAVRGGHHPLSGRVRVHGDHRMAMAFGVLGALPGNSIEVDDPAAVAVSYPEFWDDLRRVAAESGRA, encoded by the coding sequence ATGACTGAGGGCGCCGCCCGGGTCGTGGGCGACCGCGCAGATTCGGACGCCCTTCTCTCGGTACGCGTTCCCGGCGACAAGTCGCTGACGCACCGGGCTCTGCTGTGCGCCGTGCTCGCGGACGGCACGAGCCGGTTGCGCGGCCTGCTGTCCGCCGCCGACCCGCGCGCCACGGCCGCCGCGCTGCGCGCGCTGGCTGCGGACCTTCCTCGCATTCCCCCGGACGGAGGTGAGGTGGTGGTGCGCGGCGTGGGGCTGCGGGGCCTGCGCGGCGACGCCGGGCTGATCGACTGCGGCAACAGCGGCACGAGCGCGCGCCTGCTAGCCGGCGTGCTCGCGGCGTCCCCCGCGCGCGGGACGCTGGACGGAGACGCGTCGCTGAGGAGCCGGCCCATGGACCGGGTGGTCGAGCCGCTGCGGGCCATGGGCGCGCTGATTCGTGCCGACGGCGAAGGCACGCGGCTGCCGCTGCGCGTCGAGGGCGCACCCCTGAGGGAGCTGAGCTACGCGAGCCCGGTCGCGAGCGCGCAGGTCAAGAGCGCGCTCCTGTTCGCCGGCCTGATCGCGGGGGTGCGGGTCGCCGTCGGCGAGCCCGGCCTCTCCCGCGACCACACCGAGCGCTTGCTGCGCGCGCAGGGCGCCAGGATCCACGTTGAGCGAAGCGGTGCCGCCGTGGAGGTGGAGTTGACGCCCGTGGAGCGCCTCGACCCGCTGGACTTTCGTGTGCCCGGAGACCCCTCCTCGGCCGCGTGCCTGGCCGCGTTCGTGGCGCTGGCCGGCGGCGCCGTCCGCCTGTGCGACGTGGCGCTGAACCCCACACGCGCGGGTTTCTTCGATGCGCTGCGCGCCATGGGGGCAGCGGTGCACATAGGCGCCGGCTCCGCGGAGGGCGAGGGCGGCCCGGAGCCGCGCGGGGACGTCGTCGTCAGGAGCACCGGGCTGAGGGGCGTCACCGTGGGCGCCGAGGACGTGCCGACCATGATCGACGAGCTGCCGCTGCTGGCGGTGGTGGGGAGTCGCGCGGACGGAGAGACGACGATCCGCGGCGCCGCCGAGCTGCGCGTCAAGGAGAGCGACCGGATCGCGGCGACCGTCGAGGGCCTGCGGGCGGTGGGGGTGGACGCGGAGGCGCTGCCGGACGGCATGGCGGTCCGCGGAGGACACCACCCGCTCTCCGGTCGCGTGCGGGTGCACGGGGACCACCGCATGGCCATGGCTTTCGGCGTCCTCGGGGCGCTGCCCGGGAACAGCATCGAGGTCGACGATCCCGCGGCGGTCGCCGTGAGCTATCCCGAATTCTGGGATGACCTGAGGCGGGTCGCCGCGGAGAGCGGGCGCGCGTGA
- the rpe gene encoding ribulose-phosphate 3-epimerase → MSIKIAPSILSADFARLGEAVGEAESAGADWVHVDVMDGHFVPNITIGPPVVKALREVTALPLDVHLMIEQPELFVEAFAEAGASGLTVHAEASVHLHRTVEHIRSAGMRPGVAINPATPLDGLREVLPYVDLILIMTVNPGFGGQRYIRSMTDKVARMRQILDRRSQWDVELQVDGGISAATTPEVVRAGASVLVAGAAIFRGDGTVAENVAAIRRAAASGEQVVRRV, encoded by the coding sequence GTGAGCATAAAGATCGCCCCGTCGATCCTGTCGGCCGACTTCGCGCGCCTGGGCGAGGCGGTGGGCGAGGCCGAATCGGCGGGGGCCGACTGGGTCCACGTTGACGTGATGGACGGCCACTTCGTGCCCAACATCACCATTGGTCCGCCGGTGGTGAAGGCGCTGCGTGAGGTCACCGCGCTGCCCCTCGACGTCCACCTCATGATCGAGCAGCCCGAGCTGTTCGTGGAGGCGTTCGCGGAGGCGGGCGCGAGCGGCCTTACGGTCCACGCGGAGGCCAGCGTGCACCTGCACCGCACGGTGGAGCACATTCGCTCGGCCGGGATGCGGCCCGGGGTGGCGATCAACCCGGCCACGCCGCTGGATGGCCTGCGGGAGGTCCTGCCGTACGTCGACCTGATCCTGATCATGACGGTCAATCCGGGGTTCGGCGGACAGCGCTACATTCGGAGCATGACCGACAAGGTGGCGCGCATGCGGCAGATCCTGGATCGCCGCAGCCAGTGGGACGTGGAGCTGCAGGTGGACGGCGGCATCTCCGCGGCGACCACCCCCGAGGTGGTGCGCGCGGGCGCCAGCGTGCTGGTCGCGGGCGCGGCGATCTTCCGCGGCGACGGCACCGTGGCGGAGAACGTCGCGGCCATCAGGCGCGCGGCCGCCTCGGGCGAACAGGTGGTGCGCCGAGTCTGA
- a CDS encoding sulfite exporter TauE/SafE family protein, translating into MQPILDLWWVFPAAVVFSTVAISSGVSGALFFSPFFLLVVGLDPAQAVGAGLLTEVFGMGNGLRSYVRQRVVDYATARWLLAGAVPSIAAGALLAHAVPARTLKVVFGAGLLLLAVFMLFVPTPQTSEEMEPTHGSIERHSRGKGTTVISSADGEVYEYPTCWRLPGVLMAVAGGALTGMISAGLPEITTSQLVLRCRMPARVAIATSIFTLAIAAVVGAAIHAFSATPVWRVVAWSIPGVLVGSTIGSRVSKHLPGPLMEKVLGVVFAAVGVLVLVLEFAR; encoded by the coding sequence TTGCAGCCGATCCTCGACCTCTGGTGGGTCTTTCCGGCGGCCGTCGTCTTCTCTACGGTCGCGATCTCGTCCGGCGTGTCGGGCGCCCTCTTCTTCAGCCCCTTCTTCCTGCTCGTCGTCGGCCTGGATCCCGCACAGGCGGTCGGCGCCGGCCTGCTGACCGAGGTATTCGGCATGGGCAACGGCCTGCGGAGCTACGTGCGCCAGCGGGTCGTCGACTACGCGACGGCGCGCTGGCTGCTCGCGGGGGCCGTGCCCAGCATCGCCGCAGGAGCCCTTCTGGCGCACGCGGTGCCCGCCCGGACGCTCAAGGTCGTGTTCGGCGCGGGCCTGCTTCTGCTCGCCGTCTTCATGCTCTTCGTGCCGACCCCGCAGACGAGCGAGGAGATGGAGCCGACACACGGCTCGATCGAGCGGCACTCCCGGGGCAAGGGGACGACGGTGATCAGTTCCGCTGACGGCGAGGTCTACGAGTACCCGACCTGCTGGAGGCTGCCCGGTGTCCTCATGGCCGTCGCGGGCGGGGCGCTCACCGGCATGATCAGCGCGGGCCTGCCCGAGATCACCACGAGCCAGCTCGTCCTTCGCTGCCGAATGCCCGCGAGGGTGGCGATCGCGACGAGCATCTTCACGCTGGCCATCGCCGCGGTCGTCGGTGCTGCCATTCACGCCTTCTCGGCTACGCCGGTGTGGCGCGTTGTGGCATGGAGCATCCCTGGCGTGCTCGTCGGCAGCACCATCGGCAGCCGCGTGTCGAAGCATCTCCCGGGCCCGCTCATGGAGAAGGTCCTGGGCGTGGTATTCGCCGCGGTTGGGGTGCTCGTTCTGGTGCTGGAGTTCGCGCGGTGA
- a CDS encoding transketolase: MSTVTAATSTSAETIDELRARANTHRRHVIDMLALAGSGHPGGSLSAAELVTALYFGGFLRHDPRRPQWADRDRFILSKGHGVPIQYAALAEAGYFPVEELRTLRQIDSRLQGHPVAGTAPGIEASTGSLGQGLSIGLGMAMAARLDRSSRHVFVLLGDGECQEGQVWEAAMSAGHQAPDNLTAIVDYNKYQLDGAIAEILDLNPLAEKWRTMGWEVRELDGHDMAQVVDGLRWAVEHRGPACLIAHTVKGQGVSFMAGDNHWHGVAPSVEERERAVAELEANGHGFRGSGEEVWR, translated from the coding sequence TTGAGCACAGTGACCGCGGCGACGAGCACGAGCGCGGAGACGATCGACGAGCTTCGCGCGCGCGCCAATACGCACCGCCGCCACGTGATAGATATGCTGGCTCTGGCGGGCAGCGGCCACCCGGGCGGCTCTTTGTCCGCCGCAGAGCTCGTGACCGCGCTGTATTTCGGGGGTTTTCTGCGGCACGACCCGCGCCGCCCGCAGTGGGCCGATCGGGACCGCTTCATCCTGTCGAAGGGCCACGGCGTGCCGATCCAGTACGCCGCGCTCGCCGAGGCCGGGTACTTCCCGGTGGAGGAGCTGCGTACGCTCAGGCAGATCGATAGCCGGCTGCAGGGGCACCCGGTCGCCGGCACCGCGCCCGGTATCGAGGCGTCCACGGGCTCGCTCGGACAGGGTTTGTCGATAGGCCTCGGCATGGCCATGGCCGCCAGGCTGGACCGCTCGAGTCGGCACGTGTTCGTGCTGCTGGGAGACGGGGAGTGCCAGGAAGGTCAGGTGTGGGAGGCGGCCATGTCCGCCGGGCATCAGGCGCCCGACAACCTCACCGCGATCGTGGACTACAACAAATACCAGCTCGACGGCGCGATCGCCGAGATTCTGGACTTGAACCCGCTGGCTGAGAAGTGGCGCACCATGGGCTGGGAGGTACGGGAGCTGGATGGGCACGACATGGCGCAGGTGGTGGACGGTCTCCGGTGGGCCGTGGAGCACCGCGGACCGGCCTGCCTGATCGCGCACACGGTGAAAGGGCAGGGCGTGAGCTTCATGGCCGGCGACAACCACTGGCACGGCGTGGCCCCGTCCGTCGAGGAGCGTGAGCGGGCGGTGGCGGAGCTGGAAGCCAACGGCCACGGCTTCCGAGGATCCGGAGAGGAGGTGTGGCGGTGA
- the cmk gene encoding (d)CMP kinase: protein MIVAIDGPAGSGKSSTARAVADRLGFRHLDSGAWYRALTLCARLDGIPAAAWSALEARDVAALGVTAEPSEDGFRLLRRGVPIPDEDLRAEAVTAQVSLMASLAPVRAWLLERQREQAAATDVVVDGRDIGTVVFPDAELKVYLDAYPHVRALRRLLQRDVEEPSSRQIFEEAARLKERDRRDAGREIAPLRRAPDAVLVDTSDLTFHEQVDAVVELARKRLRGLDPPGHLSYDI, encoded by the coding sequence GTGATCGTCGCCATCGACGGACCCGCGGGATCGGGGAAGAGCAGCACCGCGCGGGCCGTGGCGGATCGCCTGGGGTTCCGGCACCTGGACTCGGGCGCGTGGTATCGCGCCCTCACGTTGTGCGCGCGACTGGATGGAATCCCCGCCGCGGCGTGGAGCGCCCTGGAAGCGCGAGACGTCGCCGCGCTCGGCGTGACCGCCGAGCCTTCCGAAGACGGGTTCCGCCTGCTCCGCCGGGGGGTCCCGATCCCCGACGAGGATCTTCGCGCTGAAGCCGTGACCGCGCAGGTGTCCCTCATGGCCAGCCTGGCGCCGGTGCGCGCGTGGCTGCTCGAGCGCCAGAGGGAGCAAGCCGCGGCCACAGATGTGGTGGTCGACGGACGCGACATAGGCACCGTCGTGTTCCCGGACGCCGAGCTCAAGGTGTACCTGGATGCGTACCCTCACGTGCGCGCGCTGCGCCGGCTCCTGCAACGCGACGTCGAGGAGCCATCCAGCCGACAGATTTTCGAGGAGGCGGCGCGGCTGAAGGAACGGGATCGCCGCGACGCGGGCCGCGAAATCGCGCCGTTGCGGCGCGCGCCGGACGCGGTGCTGGTTGACACCTCCGACCTGACCTTCCACGAGCAGGTGGACGCTGTCGTGGAGCTTGCCCGAAAGCGGCTTCGCGGGCTTGACCCGCCCGGTCACCTCTCCTACGATATCTAG
- a CDS encoding fructose-bisphosphate aldolase produces the protein MTEATATEELRADAPARARISDLDMPPGKRVRLRRLLYGNGVGNGTLLVLPIDQGIEHGPVDFLPNPASADPDYQWRLAVEGGYNAIACHWGMARRYMKPYAGRVPLILKINGKSSIPSDAEALSSPTATVEDAVSLGADAIGYTLYVGSPNQDADFARLMEVRSACEEWGMPMVVWSYPRGEAIEAKGGRDSLYAVDYAARLAHEFGADIIKLNVPKKGPKDEHMPAAYREIEWDYAEGVRRVVASAGNSLVLFSGGSKISDEDLVNKARMAMENGATGLIFGRNMWQRPMEDALDMTRRIKSLLGEFPS, from the coding sequence ATGACCGAAGCGACCGCCACAGAGGAGTTGCGCGCGGACGCTCCCGCGCGCGCGCGAATCAGCGATCTGGACATGCCGCCGGGCAAGAGGGTGCGCCTGCGGCGCCTGTTGTACGGCAACGGTGTCGGCAACGGCACGCTGCTCGTGCTGCCGATCGACCAGGGCATCGAACACGGGCCCGTCGACTTCCTGCCGAACCCCGCCTCAGCCGACCCGGACTACCAGTGGCGACTGGCCGTCGAGGGAGGCTACAACGCCATCGCGTGCCACTGGGGCATGGCCCGCAGGTACATGAAGCCGTACGCCGGGAGGGTCCCGCTGATCCTCAAGATCAACGGCAAGAGCAGCATCCCCAGCGACGCGGAGGCGCTCAGCTCGCCCACCGCCACGGTAGAGGACGCCGTGTCGCTGGGGGCGGACGCCATCGGCTACACGCTGTACGTGGGCTCTCCCAACCAGGACGCGGACTTCGCTCGCCTGATGGAGGTTCGCAGCGCGTGCGAAGAGTGGGGCATGCCCATGGTCGTCTGGTCCTACCCGCGTGGCGAGGCCATCGAGGCCAAGGGAGGTCGGGACTCGCTCTACGCGGTGGATTACGCGGCGCGTCTCGCGCACGAGTTCGGCGCGGACATCATCAAGCTGAACGTGCCCAAGAAGGGTCCGAAGGATGAGCACATGCCGGCGGCGTATCGCGAGATCGAGTGGGACTACGCGGAGGGCGTGCGGCGCGTGGTCGCTTCCGCCGGCAACTCGCTGGTGCTCTTCAGCGGCGGAAGCAAAATCAGCGACGAGGATCTAGTGAACAAAGCCCGCATGGCGATGGAGAACGGAGCCACCGGACTCATCTTCGGCCGCAACATGTGGCAGCGACCGATGGAGGACGCGCTGGACATGACGCGCCGCATCAAGTCCTTGCTGGGGGAGTTTCCGTCCTGA